The following are encoded together in the Ictalurus punctatus breed USDA103 chromosome 1, Coco_2.0, whole genome shotgun sequence genome:
- the zgc:158689 gene encoding brain-specific angiogenesis inhibitor 1-associated protein 2 encodes MSRSDEVNKMTENVYKGILEQFNPSLKNFVTMGKHYEKALTGVTVAAKGYFDALVKLGELASDSQSSKELGDTLFQMAEVHRQIQVQLEDVLKLFHSELLSQLEQKLDLDIKFLTATLKKYQSERRSKAESIERCQSQLKKLRRKSHGSRHPNKYGDREMQFVELMSRRQTELDSLVAVGYRSALTEERRRYCFLVDRQCSVAKLLINYHSKVRELLSQKLSSWQQSCSQPTKLPERALNLLRHTAPPGAGASGIAEVLRHTKLGSAQSGEQRLSIQEVPPLLNGESGSRTQQQHGGSSVSSDPPLRTLSTHNTSTASSPAHPHTTSVLSGSVTGVLSPASGSASLSLSPTSASSLNSLQGLAPPPNAPHTPPLPHSAPLSRALTPVPPSAFSPPAHNPLLLRATDIYATSTLPLPRKQPNELRTGFTGSTLPRVLPLCPPLRVEALFTHSPSSTDRAEKGERGGSCLLSFLPGDAVSLLISEPRDGWHYGQNERTGRKGWFPFSYTQPFPNTSTPTQHDAVSSPGLSKLNSTSMGQLDRLPPAGEFVKLSPDSEEERGISTFRPRPYSMMNPDIRRTSPGHAEQKGKEQLSGERSSPPPSPARTNPFAHIRLRKTVTNDRSAPLIE; translated from the exons GAACTTTGTCACCATGGGGAAACACTATGAGAAAGCGCTGACAG GAGTGACTGTCGCAGCTAAAGGCTACTTCGATGCGCTGGTTAAACTGGGAGAACTGGCCAGTGACAGCCAGAGCTCGAAAGAACTGG GTGACACGCTGTTCCAGATGGCCGAAGTGCACAGACAGATCCAGGTGCAGTTAGAGGACGTG CTGAAGCTGTTTCACTCTGAACTCCTCTCTCAGCTGGAACAGAAGCTGGACCTGGATATTAAATTCCTCACC GCGACGCTGAAGAAGTACCAGAGCGAGCGGCGGTCGAAGGCGGAGTCGATCGAACGCTGCCAATCGCAGCTGAAGAAACTGCGCAGGAAAAGTCACGGCAGCCGCCACCCGAATAAATACGGAGACCGAGAGATGCAG tttgTGGAGCTGATGAGTCGCAGGCAGACGGAGTTGGACTCTCTGGTGGCAGTGGGTTATCGCTCGGCTCTCACCGAGGAGAGGAGGAGGTACTGCTTCTTGGTGGACCGCCAGTGCTCCGTCGCCAAGCTGCTCATAAACTACCACAGCAAG GTGCGCGAACTCCTGTCGCAGAAGCTGTCGTCGTGGCAGCAGTCATGCTCCCAGCCGACCAAATTACCAGAGCGGGCGTTGAACCTGCTGCGTCACACGGCCCCTCCGGGTGCAGGGGCTTCTGGGATAGCGGAAGTCCTCCGACACACTAAACTGGGCTCGGCTCAGTCTGGAGAGCAG AGGCTGTCCATACAGGAAGTCCCGCCCCTTCTGAATGGCGAGTCCGGCAGTCGCACCCAACAGCAGCACGGCGGATCGTCTGTCTCGTCCGATCCCCCACTTCGCACCCTCTCCACCCACAACACCAGCACGGCTTCTAGCCCCGCCCACCCACACACTACCTCTGTGCTGTCAGGAAGTGTTACAGGCGTGCTTTCTCCAGCTTCTGGTTCTGCATCTCTGTCTCTTAGCCCCACCTCTGCTTCATCCCTTAATTCTCTGCAAGGCCTGGCTCCGCCACCTAACGCCCCTCACACTCCTCCATTGCCCCATAGTGCACCTCTGTCTCGTGCCCTCACACCAGTGCCACCGTCTGCCTTCTCTCCTCCGGCCCATAACCCTCTGCTGCTCAGGGCCACCGACATCTACGCTACCTCCACGCTGCCGTTACCAAGGAAACAGCCGAACGAGTTGCGGACAGGATTTACGG GCTCTACCCTACCCCGTGTGCTCCCACTCTGTCCTCCTCTCCGTGTGGAGGCGCTGTTCACTCACTCGCCCAGCTCTActgacagggcagaaaaaggagagagaggcgGCTCGTGTCTGCTGTCCTTCCTTCCCGGAGACGCCGTGAGTCTTCTAATCAGCGAGCCGAGAGATGGCTGGCACTACGGACAGAACGAGAGAACTGGAcg GAAAGGCTGGTTTCCCTTCTCCTACACACAGCCGTTCCCGAACACGTCGACACCGACACAGCACGACGCTGTCAG TTCTCCTGGCCTGTCCAAACTGAACAGTACGAGTATGGGTCAGTTAGACAGGCTGCCCCCTGCAGGTGAGTTTGTGAAACTAAGTCCAGACTCAGAAGAGGAGCGAGGGATCAGCacgtttaggccacgcccctaCAGCATGATGAACCCGGACATCAGACGCACGAGTCCAGGACACGCCGAGCAGAAGGGCAAAGAGCAG TTGTCCGGTGAGCGCTCTTCTCCTCCGCCGTCTCCCGCCAG GACCAATCCGTTCGCTCATATCCGTCTGAGGAAGACGGTGACCAACGACCGCTCGGCTCCGCTTATCGAATAG